One window of the Eucalyptus grandis isolate ANBG69807.140 chromosome 6, ASM1654582v1, whole genome shotgun sequence genome contains the following:
- the LOC104448820 gene encoding uncharacterized protein LOC104448820 isoform X2: MGASSSSEQKASPEQREAESAAAAAGALPMLRKAFADLADPRTSAVPVASLQRCLSLRCDKPISSATRVPPDSFSGLLENVGASIVDLFFVAEKGGLSWVEFVKGYVKCCGRMAVSMVVSNLLRVFALAANKAGHQVDLQFESDEADCKVGGHLVPTDVLMLLWMCWTMLWSSKVHKLPRGKAALFLPDISCLVLSAVVSCADNGSSLNLWNFDIFGSEVQLPAGKFVAWALATVPTLPECYSQFIHEHLGNCSISQDELEPSNSSSGDITSVETSGAHLLTPGRAWAISLTARNALREEILTHCFFSNCDKIEENLLYRSSLHGKGLNRFWSNTEGYLGPLLMLVSGYSGDSHEANTRDKKWVIGVLLQQGLESRDHFYGSPGNLYAVDPIFHAYLPSGKEKNFIYSHLHPSARVYEPHPKPVGLGFGGIIGNERIFIDEDFARITLRHHAVDKTHQPGPLFPNQGYLATDAFILEVEVWGLGGTKAKEAQASLKKREQLFTEQRRKVDLKTFASWEDSPEKMMMDMMNDPNSVQREDR, encoded by the exons ATGGGAGCGTCGTCTTCATCGGAGCAGAAAGCCTCGCCGGAGCAGCGGGAGGCCgagtccgccgccgccgccgccggggccCTTCCGATGCTCCGCAAGGCCTTCGCCGACCTCGCCGATCCGCGAACGAGCGCGGTTCCCGTCGCCTCTCTTCAG CGCTGCTTGAGCTTACGCTGCGATAAACCGATTAGCTCGGCGACGAGAGTGCCCCCGGACTCGTTCTCCGGGTTGCTGGAAAACGTAGGGGCTTCTATAGTTGACTTGTTCTTCGTGGCTGAGAAGGGTGGATTGAGTTGGGTGGAGTTTGTGAAAGGCTATGTTAAGTGCTGCGGAAGGATGGCCGTGTCGATGGTGGTTAGTAATCTGCTGAGAGTTTTCGCTTTGGCGGCGAATAAGGCGGGGCATCAGGTGGATTTGCAGTTTGAGTCTGATGAAGCTGATTGCAAAGTAGGAGGACATCTCGTGCCTACGGACGTGCTGATGCTTCTCTGGATGTGCTGGACGATGTTGTGGAGTAGTAAGGTTCACAAGTTGCCGAGAGGGAAGGCGGCCTTGTTTCTGCCAGATATCAGTTGTCTGGTTTTGTCAGCGGTGGTGTCATGTGCTGACAATGGCAGTAGTTTGAATCTGTggaattttgacatttttggcTCGGAAGTTCAGCTTCCTGCCGGGAAGTTTGTTGCATGGGCTTTGGCGACAGTACCAACTCTCCCAGAGTGCTATTCGCAGTTTATCCATGAGCATCTTGGAAACTGTTCCATTTCACAG GATGAACTGGAGCCTTCAAATTCATCATCAGGGGACATCACTTCAGTAGAGACATCTGGGGCACATCTACTTACCCCAGGAAGGGCGTGGGCTATTTCCCTTACAGCCAGAAATGCATTGAGGGAAGAGATATTAACACATTGCTTTTTCAGTAACTGtgacaaaatagaagaaaacctTCTATATAG GTCATCTCTTCATGGGAAAGGATTGAACAGATTCTGGTCAAATACTGAAGGTTATCTTGGTCCACTGCTTATGTTGGTTTCTGGTTATTCTGGAGATTCTCATGAGGCTAATACTAGAGACAAGAAATGGGTCATTGGTGTACTGCTACAGCAGGGCCTTGAAAGTAGGGATCATTTCTATGGAAGCCCGGGAAATCTCTATGCTGTTGATCCGATTTTCCATGCATATTTACCCTCTG GTAAGGAGAAGAATTTCATATATTCCCACTTGCATCCCTCTGCAAGAGTATATGAGCCGCATCCAAAGCCTGTGGGACTTGGGTTTGGAGGAATCATAGGCAATGAGAGAATATTTATTGATGAAGATTTTGCTAGAATTACTCTTCGCCATCATGCTGTGGACAAAACTCATCAACCAGGGCCCCTCTTCCCAAATCAG GGATATCTTGCTACTGATGCTTTTATATTAGAAGTTGAAGTTTGGGGATTAGGGGGTACAAAAGCCAAGGAGGCGCAAGCTTCACTTAAGAAAAGGGAACAACTTTTCACTGAGCAGAGGCGCAAG GTCGACTTGAAGACATTCGCCAGCTGGGAAGATTCACctgagaagatgatgatggacaTGATGAACGATCCGAACAGCGTGCAGCGGGAAGACCGGTGA
- the LOC104448819 gene encoding uncharacterized protein LOC104448819, with amino-acid sequence MLKFLSKVKIEFNALDPRIASCMEFLAQCNARKAKESNPACQVVVKRRTDDHPPQIAVTFVNGVEEVFDGTTTTAQSIRTMILDKGQHLETEQMFREAGEAWPVIIPEEELRQPAPGTKPRKAE; translated from the exons atgctGAAGTTTCTGTCGAAGGTGAAGATCGAGTTCAACGCGCTGGACCCGCGCATCGCCTCGTGCATGGAGTTCTTGGCCCAGTGCAACGCCCGCAAGGCCAAGGAGTCGAACCCGGCGTGCCAGGTGGTGGTCAAGCGCCGCACCGACGACCACCCGCCGCAGATCGCCGTCACCTTCGTCAACGGCGTCGAGGAGGTGTTCGAcggcaccaccaccaccgcccagAGCATACGGACCATGATCCTCGACAAGGGTCAGCACCTGGAGACGGAGCAGATGTTCCgcgaggccggcgaggcctgGCCCGTCATCATCCCCGAGGAGGAGCTGCGCCAGCCCGCGCCTGGCACTAAG CCAAGGAAAGCGGAGTAG
- the LOC104448815 gene encoding protein IQ-DOMAIN 32: protein MGRSASCFKIITCGSDSADNDDVEASEIKGDKKGWSFRKRSARHRVLSNSAMSETSAPATKEIPESADVNFKAATDSDVPQKVSAIQCADEKPPLLAPVDAKVSEAVDPVKPETVDAAKPETVDAAKPETVDVAKPETVVAAQPETVVAAQPETVVAAQPETVVAAEPETVDRFNVDEATIIFIQATIRSFLAYKALLKLKSVIKLQSAVRGHLVRSHAVGTLRCVQAIVKMQALVRARRARQLTEGMFVEKNADVKQKRDGINLKALEMENANKPSAAYISIEKLLSNRFARQLLNSTPKEKPINIKCDISKSDSTWKWLERWMSAPSAEPSPITGLMTEQQESKENEKLTQENLENSSEVLSRSSDSVLACEEISAPAEKEDNPILPDEAKSKLEECNVIPGEEYIERSGPEKFETFDANESSTERESTPPLICDSSKMEPDSLSDKIEVEIEQPKHSGKRFAPDQLETLGKKQAFGSRKAGNPSFIAAQSKFEELTSTVNSSKSINLSNQDVEPDSNGVPVSSGDTTTQDKAFGLDDNVASNHARVQVGGSECDTELSITSTLDSPDRYDDGNADAVNQANVTEERTCSPDDVKNEICEVKESTAVQLTLSESVSDHPEKGDNVISEQVTSIVAVEPHVDELNLDRSTSDVLGETDSKTVQRTYRSSPEASPRSHITVPESQGTPASQVSVNTKGSRTDNKTRSSNKRKSLSAGKKSPSNMHRDSGTGTPKQLPKDQKNGKRRSSFGSAKPANEQEPRDSSSSNSIPHFMQATESARAKLNSNNSPRSSPDVHDTEFHIKKRHSLPGVNDRQGSPRIQRSTSQAQQGAKANGAQTQERKWLR from the exons ATGGGAAGATCCGCGTCGTGCTTCAAGATCATCACGTGCGGCAGCGATTCGGCCGACAACGACGATGTCGAAGCTTCCGAG ATAAAGGGCGACAAAAAGGGCTGGAGTTTCCGGAAAAGATCTGCCCGTCACAGAGTGCTTAGCAACAGCGCGATGTCTGAAACTTCTGCTCCTGCAACTAAAGAGATCCCTGAATCTGCAGATGTTAACTTCAAAGCGGCAACTGATTCCGATGTTCCCCAGAAAGTCTCAGCGATTCAGTGCGCTGATGAGAAGCCACCGCTGTTGGCTCCTGTGGATGCAAAGGTATCCGAAGCTGTCGATCCAGTCAAGCCTGAAACTGTCGATGCGGCCAAGCCTGAAACTGTCGATGCGGCCAAGCCTGAAACTGTCGATGTGGCCAAGCCTGAAACTGTCGTTGCAGCCCAGCCTGAAACTGTCGTTGCAGCCCAGCCTGAAACTGTCGTTGCAGCCCAGCCTGAAACTGTGGTTGCAGCTGAGCCTGAAACTGTTGACAGATTCAATGTGGATGAAGCTACCATTATTTTCATCCAAGCCACTATAAGGAGTTTCCTG GCTTACAAAGCACTCTTAAAGCTGAAGAGTGTTATCAAGTTGCAATCTGCTGTGCGTGGACACCTGGTCAGAAGCCATGCTGTGGGGACTCTGCGATGCGTCCAGGCCATTGTCAAAATGCAAGCTCTAGTTCGTGCTCGCCGTGCACGGCAACTAACAGAAGGGATGTTTGTAGAAAAGAATGCAGATGTGAAGCAGAAGAGGGATGGCATCAATTTAAAGGCCTTG GAGATGGAGAATGCAAATAAACCAAGTGCAGCTTACATTTCCATTGAGAAGCTGCTAAGCAATAGATTTGCTAGACAG CTCTTGAACTCGACACCGAAGGAGAAGCCTATCAATATCAAGTGTGACATTTCCAAATCTGATTCAACATGGAAATGGCTGGAGAGGTGGATGTCAGCTCCGTCAGCTGAACCATCACCAATCACTGGGTTGATGACTGAGCAGCAGGAAAGTAAGGAGAATGAGAAACTGACACAAGAAAATTTGGAGAATTCATCTGAAGTTCTCAGTAGATCATCAGATTCTGTATTGGCCTGTGAGGAAATATCAGCACCAGCTGAAAAAGAAGACAATCCGATCCTTCCTGACGAAGCCAAGTCAAAGCTTGAGGAATGCAACGTGATACCTGGGGAGGAGTACATAGAGCGGTCTGGGCCTGAGAAATTTGAAACATTTGATGCAAACGAGAGCTCAACAGAGAGAGAATCTACTCCACCTCTGATATGCGATAGCTCTAAAATGGAGCCTGACTCTCTTTCTGATAAGATTGAAGTGGAAATTGAACAACCAAAGCATTCAGGGAAGAGGTTTGCCCCAGATCAGCTTGAGACTTTGGGGAAGAAACAGGCGTTTGGATCCAGAAAGGCTGGTAATCCATCTTTTATTGCTGCGCAGTCCAAATTTGAAGAATTAACTTCAACTGTCAACTCGAGCAAatcaataaatttatcaaaccaagACGTTGAACCCGATTCAAATGGAGTGCCGGTTTCATCAGGAGACACTACCACTCAGGACAAGGCATTTGGCCTGGATGACAATGTGGCTTCTAATCACGCCAGAGTTCAAGTTGGTGGTTCTGAATGCGACACAGAGCTTTCAATTACTTCCACTCTTGATTCTCCAGACAGATACGATGATGGAAATGCAGACGCAGTAAATCAAGCCAATGTTACTGAGGAAAGAACTTGCAGTCCTGATgatgtgaaaaatgaaatatgtgAAGTTAAGGAATCAACTGCTGTCCAGCTGACATTGTCTGAGTCTGTCTCTGATCATCCAGAGAAGGGTGACAATGTCATCAGTGAACAGGTCACTTCAATTGTCGCCGTGGAACCCCATGTGGATGAACTGAATCTTGATAGAAGCACATCGGATGTGCTGGGAGAAACTGATTCCAAAACAGTTCAACGAACTTACAGGTCTTCACCAGAAGCATCTCCCAGGAGCCATATAACCGTTCCCGAGTCACAAGGAACGCCAGCTAGTCAGGTCTCTGTGAACACTAAAGGGAGTAGAACAGATAATAAAACCAGGTCCTCGAACAAGCGCAAATCCTTGTCAGCAGGCAAGAAATCACCATCAAACATGCATCGGGACTCTGGTACCGGCACTCCAAAACAATTGCCTAAAGATcagaaaaatgggaaaaggcGCAGTTCTTTTGGATCAGCAAAACCGGCTAATGAGCAAGAACCACGAGACAGTAGCAGCAGTAATTCTATCCCTCATTTCATGCAAGCCACAGAATCTGCTAGGGCTAAGTTGAATTCGAACAACTCTCCGAGATCAAGTCCTGATGTGCACGATACAGAGTTCCACATTAAAAAGAGGCACTCTTTACCCGGAGTGAATGACAGGCAGGGCTCCCCACGAATTCAGCGGTCAACATCTCAAGCACAACAAGGTGCCAAAGCTAATGGTGCTCAAACGCAAG AGAGAAAATGGCTTAGGTGA
- the LOC104448820 gene encoding uncharacterized protein LOC104448820 isoform X1 has product MGASSSSEQKASPEQREAESAAAAAGALPMLRKAFADLADPRTSAVPVASLQRCLSLRCDKPISSATRVPPDSFSGLLENVGASIVDLFFVAEKGGLSWVEFVKGYVKCCGRMAVSMVVSNLLRVFALAANKAGHQVDLQFESDEADCKVGGHLVPTDVLMLLWMCWTMLWSSKVHKLPRGKAALFLPDISCLVLSAVVSCADNGSSLNLWNFDIFGSEVQLPAGKFVAWALATVPTLPECYSQFIHEHLGNCSISQQDELEPSNSSSGDITSVETSGAHLLTPGRAWAISLTARNALREEILTHCFFSNCDKIEENLLYRSSLHGKGLNRFWSNTEGYLGPLLMLVSGYSGDSHEANTRDKKWVIGVLLQQGLESRDHFYGSPGNLYAVDPIFHAYLPSGKEKNFIYSHLHPSARVYEPHPKPVGLGFGGIIGNERIFIDEDFARITLRHHAVDKTHQPGPLFPNQGYLATDAFILEVEVWGLGGTKAKEAQASLKKREQLFTEQRRKVDLKTFASWEDSPEKMMMDMMNDPNSVQREDR; this is encoded by the exons ATGGGAGCGTCGTCTTCATCGGAGCAGAAAGCCTCGCCGGAGCAGCGGGAGGCCgagtccgccgccgccgccgccggggccCTTCCGATGCTCCGCAAGGCCTTCGCCGACCTCGCCGATCCGCGAACGAGCGCGGTTCCCGTCGCCTCTCTTCAG CGCTGCTTGAGCTTACGCTGCGATAAACCGATTAGCTCGGCGACGAGAGTGCCCCCGGACTCGTTCTCCGGGTTGCTGGAAAACGTAGGGGCTTCTATAGTTGACTTGTTCTTCGTGGCTGAGAAGGGTGGATTGAGTTGGGTGGAGTTTGTGAAAGGCTATGTTAAGTGCTGCGGAAGGATGGCCGTGTCGATGGTGGTTAGTAATCTGCTGAGAGTTTTCGCTTTGGCGGCGAATAAGGCGGGGCATCAGGTGGATTTGCAGTTTGAGTCTGATGAAGCTGATTGCAAAGTAGGAGGACATCTCGTGCCTACGGACGTGCTGATGCTTCTCTGGATGTGCTGGACGATGTTGTGGAGTAGTAAGGTTCACAAGTTGCCGAGAGGGAAGGCGGCCTTGTTTCTGCCAGATATCAGTTGTCTGGTTTTGTCAGCGGTGGTGTCATGTGCTGACAATGGCAGTAGTTTGAATCTGTggaattttgacatttttggcTCGGAAGTTCAGCTTCCTGCCGGGAAGTTTGTTGCATGGGCTTTGGCGACAGTACCAACTCTCCCAGAGTGCTATTCGCAGTTTATCCATGAGCATCTTGGAAACTGTTCCATTTCACAG caGGATGAACTGGAGCCTTCAAATTCATCATCAGGGGACATCACTTCAGTAGAGACATCTGGGGCACATCTACTTACCCCAGGAAGGGCGTGGGCTATTTCCCTTACAGCCAGAAATGCATTGAGGGAAGAGATATTAACACATTGCTTTTTCAGTAACTGtgacaaaatagaagaaaacctTCTATATAG GTCATCTCTTCATGGGAAAGGATTGAACAGATTCTGGTCAAATACTGAAGGTTATCTTGGTCCACTGCTTATGTTGGTTTCTGGTTATTCTGGAGATTCTCATGAGGCTAATACTAGAGACAAGAAATGGGTCATTGGTGTACTGCTACAGCAGGGCCTTGAAAGTAGGGATCATTTCTATGGAAGCCCGGGAAATCTCTATGCTGTTGATCCGATTTTCCATGCATATTTACCCTCTG GTAAGGAGAAGAATTTCATATATTCCCACTTGCATCCCTCTGCAAGAGTATATGAGCCGCATCCAAAGCCTGTGGGACTTGGGTTTGGAGGAATCATAGGCAATGAGAGAATATTTATTGATGAAGATTTTGCTAGAATTACTCTTCGCCATCATGCTGTGGACAAAACTCATCAACCAGGGCCCCTCTTCCCAAATCAG GGATATCTTGCTACTGATGCTTTTATATTAGAAGTTGAAGTTTGGGGATTAGGGGGTACAAAAGCCAAGGAGGCGCAAGCTTCACTTAAGAAAAGGGAACAACTTTTCACTGAGCAGAGGCGCAAG GTCGACTTGAAGACATTCGCCAGCTGGGAAGATTCACctgagaagatgatgatggacaTGATGAACGATCCGAACAGCGTGCAGCGGGAAGACCGGTGA
- the LOC104448818 gene encoding zinc finger CCCH domain-containing protein 6, protein MRGSQKWKRVTWASDVNLCQVKLFLSDEAPVQVGFGPQDHLQAKTSWLLHSSGVGSDDALPPGFEAAHPSNNLQIKVSEIPLSKWKCPPRFLLPHEWQVVAGEESKEVDVQNQREMRVLEAVYPRPSAIPQNPVASSDLQDFDQNDSQIPLVPILPIEDEETPGDASSDFVPQLGVPVTSHPSLLASGVSHPLQTMGPVIANTAANQNLTSSTLHGVEPDVAAAATAAFTALMKSHEHGNMIDQELLIQILSDPKMIEKLVKDYGTITEAQMQMPPNTRGGSVGLSNPPSYVTSVETGMPLVATSSSGLSYSHTSGPSLYSHPAGIRMGPPLTAPLPPQTVMQASSSSAIRTAAPAKDLNYYKSLIQQHGGERRETPQQYGNPYGHQPLTIQEPASNPKIRESKGKIMKPCIYFNSSRGCRNGANCAYQHDTSLPPRSSGMAEPQNAKRMKLDREITGST, encoded by the exons ATGCGGGGATCGCAGAAATGGAAAAGGGTCACTTGGGCTTCGGACGTTAACCTTTGTCAG GTGAAGCTGTTCCTATCAGATGAAGCTCCTGTCCAAGTTGGGTTTGGTCCTCAAGATCACCTTCAGGCCAAGACCTCGTGGCTTTTGCATTCAAGTGGAGTTGGCTCTGATGATGCTCTACCTCCTGGTTTTGAAGCAGCCCATCCTTCCAATAACCTACAGATTAAGGTGTCTGAAATCCCTCTAAGCAAATGGAAGTGTCCTCCACGA TTCTTGCTTCCTCATGAATGGCAAGTGGTTGCTGGGGAGGAAAGCAAAGAGGTTGATGTTCAAAATCAGAGGGAGATGAGAGTGCTAGAGGCAGTTTATCCTCGTCCATCTGCCATTCCTCAAAA TCCTGTAGCTTCATCAGACTTGCAAGATTTCGATCAGAATGATTCACAAATTCCGTTGGTGCCAATTTTGCCCATTGAAGATGAAGAGACACCAGGAGACGCATCATCTGACTTTGTTCCCCAACTTGGTGTTCCGGTCACATCACATCCATCACTACTGGCTTCTGGAGTTTCTCATCCCCTTCAGACCATGGGACCTGTCATTGCAAACACTGCCGCCAATCAGAACCTTACCTCTAGTACATTGCATGGTGTAGAACCCGATGTGGCAGCAGCTGCAACAGCTGCCTTCACTGCACTAATGAAGAGCCACGAGCACGGGAACATGATTGACCAGGAGCTGCTGATTCAGATTCTGAGTGACCCCAAAATGATCGAAAAGTTGGTCAAAGATTACGGGACCATCACCGAAGCGCAGATGCAGATGCCACCAAACACGCGGGGAGGTTCAGTAGGTCTCTCAAATCCTCCTAGCTATGTCACTAGTGTAGAAACTGGAATGCCTTTAGTAGCTACTTCTTCAAGCGGGCTCTCATACTCTCACACAAGTGGGCCATCATTGTACTCTCATCCTGCCGGCATCAGAATGGGACCGCCGCTGACTGCACCGCTTCCTCCCCAAACGGTCATGcaagcttcttcttcctccgccaTCAGGACCGCCGCACCAGCTAAAGATCTCAATTATTACAAGAGCTTGATCCAGCAACATGGAGGAGAAAGACGAGAGACTCCCCAACAGTACGGTAACCCTTACGGCCACCAACCGTTGACAATTCAGGAACCCGCCAGTAATCCTAAAATAAGAGAATCAAAGGGTAAAATAATGAAGCCTTGTATATATTTCAATAGTTCGAGGGGGTGTAGAAATGGAGCCAATTGCGCGTATCAGCACGATACATCGCTCCCGCCGCGCAGCAGTGGCATGGCAGAGCcgcaaaatgcaaaaagaatgAAACTTGACAGGGAGATCACAGGTAGTACCTAA